Genomic DNA from Candidatus Saccharibacteria bacterium:
AAGACGACAAGAATTATGCCTTGCAACAAAACAAAGACACGCGGGTGTATAAGGCTCCAGATGCCTATGGTGCTTATGAGTTAAGTCTGCCAAAATACTTTAGCCTTTCACTGACTCCAGGCACAAACGGCGCTCTCAGTTCACTGGCCGATCCAGATGTGGTAGATGTCAAGGCTGCTCAGCATGCCCTGCGCATGGATATTCAAACCACAACATATGATCAAGTCAAAAAGAATTACGATAGCCTGGTCAAAGATAAGCGCAATGGCATTACAGCAGAGGAGGTAACCGTTTCTGGCATTAAAGGTATTAAATACACGGGTATAATCGATAAAAGCAACAATAACAGCGTTGCTGGTACTGTCGTTTTACTGCCGGTACGTGACAAAACATATATCTTGCGAACCGATAACAACGAAAAATACCAGGCCGTGTATCAGCAGATACTAGATCAGATCAAAATTAACCCATAACTCTTTAACTGGCATTCGAAAATCAGAAAGCCAGCAAGGCTAAGTACTTCTATCCGAGCATCCGCCAGCCGGCGAACCGTCTCTGCCGCAGGATAGAAAACGAGGCCCAAGCTGGCGCTTCTAGATTTGAGCACATGTCGGAAGCTTTGATAATTCTTGGCTGCAAAGAAGTGCTGGCCGCAGGCCATAGTTTAAAGGGTTTCACCAGAGCAACTCAATAACAAAGATGCTTATGGTTGTATGCCACAGGCAGTCTCTAGTAGTCTAGAGGGGTGGGTGAGTTTAACAGCAGTTTTAATTTAACATTTGCCAGCGCCGATATTATTTTGCTCAAGGCGATAGTGAATAATCTAGCTCAAACCAATTTGGCAATTGGCGGCTATGTTCAGCTAATCGAGGAGGACTCGGGCAAACAATCTCGAGAGCTGAATAGGCAGCTAGCGAGAGCCACGAAGCTTCAGCTTAAGTGTTTGCAGCAAGCCAAGTTGCTTATAAGGATAATCGAAAACTTAAAGCACGAAGATTGTGCTGGCATTGACTTGGCTGCCATTATATCCGAAAAGTGCTCATTTACCCGAAGTTACCGATTGCCCGAAGTTGTTGCCTGTCCCGAGCTTATGCAATTATCCTTTGAACTAATCGCTGGCCTTTCGCTTGGCAAACCAAAGCTCAACTTTCGCCGCCGGCCGGGCTATATTGTAATAAGATTTGCTGGCCCGCGTGGCTGGTTGAACAAACTAAAAACAAGTAGTGTGGTCCGCTACTCCGATGATCTTAACCAACTAACATTGTTTTTTTTGCAAAAAGTAGCATCGAAGTGTGGCGGCCGCTTGCACATTGCTGGCAACCCAGCCAAGCTGTATTTGCGCTTACGCCTTAGCACTCAGCTTACAATTGATATACAATAGCAATATGAGTGCTAAAACCCAAAAAACCATATTTTTGATCGAAGACGACAACCTATTGGCCACCATGTACAAGACAAAGTTTGAGATGATGGGCTACGGGGTGCAAACCTGTGAAAATGCCGAAATGTGCCTGCTAGATCTCAAAAAAGGTGCTAAGCCAGATATCTTCTTGGTAGATATTTTGTTGCCCGGTATGAATGGGTTGCAACTAATCAAAGAAATTCGCAAGCAACCACAGTACAACGAAGTGCCGATCGTGATTTTAACTAATCTCCATCCGGCCGAGGTCGATCTTAAACATGAGTTGTCGCAGAGTCTGGGTATTGTTGGCTTTTATGTTAAATCGCAAATTTCGCCTCGTGAGTTGGTCGGCCAGGTTACGGCAATTCTTGAAGAACCGAAGTGAGGGATTTCTTAGCAACCGGTTTTGTGCTGCGTCGCTACAACCAAGCCGAAACTAACCGCATACTAATCTTTTTTAGCCAACAGCAGGGCAAGCTTAAACTTATGGCCAAGGGGGTGCGCAAAGTTGGCAGCCGACGAGCTGGGCATTTGGAGCCATTTGTACTAACACGCCTCCATCTGCACCGAGGTCGAACTTTCGATATTGTAACCACCGCCGAAGCTCAAAAGGTTTACGATTTAGACTTTAGCAACCTCGAGCAAATCAGCTTGGGCTATCTGTTTTTAGAGATGGTCGACAAAACTGCCGTTGAACACCAAAAGAACCAAGCTATTTTTGAGTTGTTACAGGAAAGTTTTGGCTGGTTGTCGAGCCGAGACGATAGCAAGCTGCTACGAATCTACTTTTGTGTTAAACTTTTGCAGGCCCTGGGCAACCAGCCCAATCTAGATGTTCAACAGGGCCAAAAACACTATCTGTCGTACGACGATGGCCGGGTGTTGGCCACCAAGCCCGCTGGTCCGGCTGGCGAGATATCAATCGAGGTCATTAAGCTGTGGCGACTGGTGTATAGCCATAACTTTTCGGTGGTTAAACGAGTGAGCGTGGACTCGAAGCAACTGGACTTGGCCCAGAATCTGCTCGACAAGTACTTTCAGTATCACTTTGGGCTCAGTTTTCGCTCTAGCTCGATCTTAAAACAATAAGCTTGCTTATTGTCCTGAGCGAAGCGAAGGATCTGGGAGATTCCTCACAAAGTTCAGAATGACAACTACAGGTTTAGTACGGTATAATATAGCATTATGGCCACAGAGAAAAACAAAATCACTATGGAGGAGCTGGTAAGTTACTGCAAGCGCCGTGGCTTTGTGTTTCAGGCTAGTGAGATCTATGGTGGCGTGGCTGGTATGTACGACTTTGGCCCATACGGGGTTGAGCTCAAAAACAATCTCAAGCGAGCTTGGTGGACTGAAATGGTCTACAAAAACCCAAACATCTATGGTTTAGACAGTGCGATTATTCAACACCCCAAAGTCTGGGAGGCTTCTGGGCACACGGAGCGCTTTAATGATCCTATGGTTGATTGTCGCAACTGTAAGCACCGTTACCGAGCCGACAAGCTGGCCGAGGTCGATGATGTTACCAACGAAGAGCTTGTTGAGCTGTTAGCAAACATCAAATGCCCTAATTGCGGTAAGATCGACTGGACAGAACCTAAAGCCTTCAACTTGTTGGTTGAAGCACACATGGGTTCAATTGAGGGGGAAAAGAACATTGTGTATCTGCGGGGTGAAACCTGCCAGGGGATTTACACCGACTACAATAGCGTGCGCGAAACTATGCGGGCCAAGATTCCGTTCGGCATTGCGCAAATCGGCAAGGCCTTTCGTAACGAGATTACCCCAGGAGATTTCCTGTTCCGGCAACGTGAGTTTGAGCAGGCCGAGTTGCAAGTATTTGTGCATCCCGATATGGCCAATGAAGTGTTTGCGCACTGGAAAGAAGCACGCATGGCTTGGCACCAGAAGTTCTTAACCAAAGACAACTTACGTTTTCGAGAGCATGGCGAAAAAGAACGAGCTCACTATGCCAAGGCAGCCTGGGACATTGAATACAAATTCCCATTTGGCTTTAAAGAAATGGAAGGTATTCATAACCGGGGTGATTGGGACCTTAGTCGACATAGCAAATATAGTGGCAGTGATCTACAATACTTCGACGAAGAATCGGGCAAAAAATACATACCCTGGATTGTGGAAACCTCGGTTGGAGTGGACCGAATGTTCCTAGCCACACTAATAGATGCTTATACCGAAGAAGAAGTAAAAGGTGAAGCACGCGTGGTATTAAAACTACCAAAAGAGCTAGCGCCGGTCAAAGTTGCCGTACTACCGCTGAGTAAGAAGCCCGAACTTAACAAGGTTGCTACAGAAGTATTTAGCTCAATCGCTGGTGAATATAATGTAGAATACGACGAAACTCAAAGCATTGGTAAGCGCTACCGCCGCCAAGATGAGATCGGCACACCATACTGCGTAACCGTCGACTTCGAAAGCCTAGACGATCAGGCTGTAACCGTTCGCGAACGCGATAGCATGAAACAAGAGCGCGTGAAGATTGAAGAACTCAAGGGCTATCTCGAGGACAAACTCAAGTGAAAAAACAAGTTAAAACCGACAAGGCGCCAAAAGCTGATCATATTTTGTCCCAGGCCCTCATAAGCGGCAGTACTATTTATGTAGCTGGCCAGGTACATGTTAAGCCTGATAATTCCTTGGTTGAAGGCTCAACGGCCGATAAGATGAAGCAGATTATGAATAACATCGAAGAAATTCTAAAGGCTGCGGGTTCAAGTTTGAACGATGTAGCGAAAGTTGTTATTTATGTTACCGATATGGCGACCATGCCAGAACTAAACGAAGTTTATCCAAGCTACTTTAGTGAGCCATACCCGGTCCGCGAAGCCGTGTGTGTGAGTTCATTGCCACTCGGTGCTAGCATTGAAATTAGTGTAATTGCGGAGGCTAAATGAAAAGAGCATTTGTAACAGGCGCGTCAAAAGGAATTGGGCTGGCCATTATAGATAAACTAGCATTAGGGGGGGGCTGCGAGGTTGTTGGCACTTATAATTCGACCAAGCCAAAAGAGCAGGATAATATAAAGTACGTCAAAGTTGATCTTTCCAATCGAACAGAGTTACTTGAAGCCCTAGAGAGCCTAAAACCAGAAAAATTTGATTATATTGTAAATTGTGCCGGACTGTTCGGGTAAGAAAGCGTGGAACTATTTGATCTTAATAAATGGGATCGATCACTAGAGGTTATGCTAACGGCTCCATATATTGTGGTTGAAGCTCTTAACCACAATATGCCATGGGGCAGTGCGGTAGTTAACATTGTTAGTAATGACGCAGCGACAGGTGCTTTTGTTGGCTTTGCTTACTCTGCCGCAAAGTCAGGGCTAATCAGCCTGACCAAAAGTCTAGGTAATGTACTGGGCTATAAAGGAATACGCGTAAATGCTATCGCGCCAGGCTGGATTGATACTGACATGGGGCCTGAGAACGATGTTATTAAGAAAGCTGCTGAAGAAGTCACTCCTCTTGGTAGGATTGGCAGACCCGAAGAGATTGCAGAGACTGCGACATTTCTTTTGTCTGACAAGGCCTCTTTTATAAATGGAGCAGTTATTTTTGAGGATGGCGGGCAGAGCAACGTTGACTACACTCTTTATAAAGAATGGAAAAGCTAGTACAGTCTACTGTAATATCTCAGCTGTTCGTAGTAGCGGTCACCAATCTTAGTTTCATCAACATATTCTTGCACGTGTTCAGATTCGATAACGCTAGGGCAGCAGTTGAGAGCCTCGGCCTTTTTATCGACATAATCTGTAACATCAAAGTAAACCCGACAAGGGTGCTCGTATGAGTCGGCGTAGAGCACCTCTGTAACGGTGTGAGGCTCAAGCTTTTGGAGTTGGTCTGGAAAGAAGGCTCGGTCGCGAGAGTAGGGGTAGATGGCATCGGTTGTAACTAGGGCAGTGTCTCGGTGATCGCGATGGTTAACCCAGCGCACGCCGTCTTTGCTCGAGAAAGTGTTAATAACCTCGTCTGGATTGTGGGTGATTACAATATCTGGTTTAAATTCGCGTATATGCCAAGCAATTTTCTCGATGTTATTTAGGCTATTCTCGAATTCGCCATCGGGTACATCCAAATTAAAGTTTTCGCCCACAGGAATTCCTAGCACGGCGGCAGCTTTTTGCTGTTCTTGCTTGCGGCCTTCGCCAAAAGCTGTGGGATCGGTTTTAGAGGCGCCAACGCCTTTCTCGCCATTGGTTGTAACCACTAAGCGGACTTTTTTACCGTCAGTGGTTAATCTAGCTACCAAACCACCACAAATAACCTCGTTATCATCGGGGTGGGCGGCTACAACCAAAATTCGCTTTTTATGTTTGAACACATCATTGTAGGAATCTTTAATCTCGCTCATAGCTATACCTTAAATACTATCCCGGCGATGATGCCCACTGCGGCCGAAAGTCCACCAATAACTATAACCTCTAGGCTAGCGCGCAGGGCACTCTTGTGGGTAATCACGCCTTTGTAAACGCCAAGCAAGGCAAGGGCAACAAGCGCCAGGCCAACACTGGCATAAATAGCGTGCGGATGCGGCAAAAAAAGATAGGGCAGCAGTGGCAAAAAACCAGCCACAACATATGCTATAGCGATTACTAGGGCGCTTAGGTAGGGGTTGGCCGGATGTTTGGAGTGTTCAATATCGTCGTCAATTTGGGCGCTAATAAACTCGCTGGCACTTCCCGAAATACTCTGGACAGCTATTACTACGACGGCGCTCAAAAGCAAGGCTGCCTTATCTGACGTACCAACAGCCATGCCAGCCAGCACCCCGGTTGTGCTTACCAAGCTATCTTCGAATCCGAAGAAGCTGCTACGTACGTATTCGCCCGATACGATCGTCTTCATACATTCTAAGTATACGTGAACACTAGTTTGTCGTCATCCTCGAATCGATACGAAGTATTCGATGTCGGAGATCCAGAACGATATTAGCTAGATCTTCGCCTACAGGGGAATGATGGGGTGTTGAATAAATAAAATGCATTCGTGTTTTGTCCGGTAAATAGATATTATGCTTATATTAAAGCAAAAGTAAGCATAAGAAAATACTAAAAAAGTAGTGAAAAAGGGTTTACAGTGGGTAAGTGCGGGTAGTATACTGGATGTAGTGGGTAACAGTGGGTAAGGAAAACACAGCAACAGATGGACTACTTCGAACGCAAACTTGACGACAAAAATAGGTTGACCATCCCCAAAGAAATTCGCCTAGAGCTAGGCGAGAAAATTGTAGTTACCCGGGGATTTGGAAAATACCTGCACCTTTACTCTGAACGGGTCTGGAACACCGAAATGGAAAATGCCTTAAAAGGCGACATATTAGATGAGCGCACAGCTGATCTGAACGTTCGCTTCCGAATGGGCAAGTCCGAACCGGTAATGGATCAAAAGCAAGGGAGAATCACCCTAGAAGCTCATCAACTGGCCTACGCAGGCATCGCTCGCGATGTTGTAGCCGTGCGAGTTGGCAACTACTGGCGCTTAACAGCCGCCGAAACCGCCGCTCAAGTCTAGTTGATGAGGTTTTAGGCAAAAGCTTAAAACAGTACTTTCAAAACCAAAACAAAAATTCAAAACCAAAAATCAAAGTTAGCTATTTGGCAGTCAGTGAGCGTTCCACGGAGGGTGACGCTTGATATAAAATACTCCTAGAACCTATGACCAAACACAAAACTCCACCTCACAAACTCTATAAGGACTTATTTACAAGTCCTTGCCACAAAATGCTAGTGCCAATCGGACTTTTTGGCTCTAGCGCTTTAAATTACCAAAAAACAAACACAAAAACCAACAACTGGCTGCTAAATAGGTAACCTTGACATGAAAAAGATGCAACACATACCGGTGTTATTAGGTGAAGTCTTAGAAGTTTTGAAGCCAAAAGCAGGTAACAGATTTGCAGATTTTACGGCTGGATATGGTGGGCACAGCACCAAGCTACTAAAAGCCGTTGGCAAACATGGCTTTGGCTATCTGTTCGATCAAGACCCGGCCGCAATCCAGCACTTGGCGCAGCAGCTTAAAGACCATCAGAATGTGGTGATCAAGCAAGCCAACTTTGGCGATCTAGATTGGGTGAACGATCTGCCAACCGTCGATATAATGCTAGTTGATCTGGGCGTAAGTTCGCCTCAGCTCGATACGCCGCGGCGCGGCTTTAGCTTTCGGCAAGACGGCCCGCTCGATATGAGAATGGACACTCAACAAAGCTTAACCGCAGCCGAGATTGTAAACACTTATCGCGAAAGGGAACTAGCTGATCTGATTTATTGCTATGGCGAGGAGCGCCGATCACGACAAATTGCCAAGGCAGTTGTCGAGGCACGGACCGAAGCACCAATTGAGACTACTCTACAGCTAGCCGACATTGTTCATGCGGTAATGCCGAAGGGCAAGATCGATTCAGCCACCCGAACCTTTCAGGCCTTGCGAATAGCCGTAAACGACGAAATCGGCGCTTTAGAAAGTTTTTTGCAGAACTTCCCGGCCAAATTAGCACCCGGTGGTAGAATTGCGATCGTAAGTTTTCATAGCCTAGAAGATAGGCTAGTAAAACAAACTTTTAAAATTCTAAGCACACCAACCCAGGATCAATTCGGACAAGTTGCATCAAAACCCCAGTTTAAGCTGGTTACCAAGAAGCCAATAGTGGTCAATGAATATGATTTGAACCCACGAGCTCGCTCTGGCAAGTTGCGAGCCGTCGAAAAGATTAATTAAACAAAAACAAAAGGAGGGCATATGACCTTAGTCATCAAAAACCGCACCCCACACGCACGCAAAGTCAAAGTGCGCGTAAAGTAACTCTTAGTTAAGAATTAAACGCTAGACGATAGGGAAGAGAAGAGTATGACAGGACTTAAAACTTGAGATTGTCATTAAAGAAAGACCGAAAGATTAGACGCAACAGACCTGAATCACAACAGCCAAAAATAAAAACAAACACAAAATTTTAAAAAACAAAAAAGGAGAACCAAGTGAGCACAGCAACAGCAACGCTTAGGCGCAATCAAAATCTAACCCGCACCAGTACCCAATTACAGTCTGGACCAGTAACTACCACGCTTCTTCTAATTGGACTTATCATTGTTTTGGCGCTACTATATCTAAATCAGGTAACCAAGACGTCGACTTTTAATTATCGGATTTCGAACTTAACTCAGAAGCAGCAACAATTGCAGGGTGAAAAAGAAAACTTACAAATCCAAGCCGCGAGATTGCAGTCAATTTCCGAAGCTAAGGCTTCGGCCGTGGCCAGCAAGCTCACACCAACCGATACCAAGGCTGTTAGCTTCGCCGACACTAGTCGTTAGGGAGCGAGGGGGCGTTGAGCGTTAGCGTCTCCGTCCAAACAAACCGCCGCATAATAGTGCTGGCGGCTTTGTTTGTATTATTGGGTCTGCTAATTATTGGTAAGCTAATTTACATACAGGCTTTTCTAAATCGCAAATATTTAACCCAAGCCAATCAGCAACAATCGCGCAAGTTCGAAATCCCAACCAACCGGGGAGAAATATTTGTACGAGATAGCAATGGCTTATACCCAGTGGCGCTCAATCAACGTTTACAAGTTGTAGCGGTTGACCCCAAATTTGTTAAAGACGCTGGTGAAGTGGCCAGTAAATTAGCCCCCATACTGGGCCTAAATAGCAACGACATATACGCTAAAATTCGCAATGCAGATAGTCGTTATGTTGAAGTTAAGCAGAGGGTTTCAGATTCTGATGCCAGTAAAATTCGAGACCTGAATATAGCCGGCGTAATATTGGCTACCAAGGCTTACCGCTATTACCCTGAAGCCAACCTGTTTTCGCATGTACTTGGTTATGTTAATGCCGATGGCGAGGGTCAATATGGGTTGGAGCAATATATCAACGAGGACTTAAGTGGTCAAGTTGGGCAGCTTAAGGCCGTAACTGACAGCTTGGGGGTACCAATTTCCAGCACTGAAAACACTGCTGTCCAGCCGATTGATGGTACCAGCTATGTACTAACCCTTGACCGCAATATTCAAAATGTGGCTCGCGATGCTTTAGTCAAAGCGGTCACCGATAACAGGGCTGAATCGGGTAGCATTATAGTTATGGATCCTAAGACTGGCGCTATTAAAGCCATGGTAAGCTACCCCGACTACGACCCCAATAACTTTAGCACTGTCGGTGACTATAAGACCTTTGTAAACACGGCCATAACCAGTCTCTACGAACCTGGTTCGGGGTTTAAGATATTCACCATGTCGGCCGGGATCAATACCGGCAAGGTTAAGCCAGACACGACATACAATGACACGGGCGAAGTTAAGCTCGGCGACAAGGTGATACGCAATGCCGAAAATGGTAAGTTTGGTGTTCAGACTATGGCCGATGTAATCCAGCGCTCACTTAATACTGGTGTGGTGTTTGTATTGCGCCAGCTCGGCGGCGATCCCGATAAGATAACCTTAAAGGCTAAACAAACATTAGCCGAATACTTTAAAAAGTTCGGCTTTGGTGAACGCACTGGCATAGAGCTTGCCGACGAGGCTAACTCACCAATTAAGCGACCCGAAAAAAGCGCCGATATTGATTATGCTAACATGGCCTTCGGGCAGGGTATTTCGGTCACCAGCATTCAGATGATTACAGCGGCAGCCGCGATTGCAAATGGTGGCAAGCTCTACCAGCCGCAGATAATTGCCGAATCAATCGCGCCCAACGGCACTATCAAGAAGACTCAACCTAAGCTGATCGACAGTAACGTCGTTAGTCCTCAAACAGCAGCCCAGGTAGCCCAAATGATGACCCGAGTGGTGCAAAACGGTTCAGGCTGGATGGCTCGCACGACCGGCTACAGTATAGCCGGTAAAACAGGGACGGCTCAGGTGCCAAAAGCCGATGGCAGTGGCTACGAAGAAAGCAAAAACATCGGCAGCTTTGTAGGTTTTGCGCCGGTTGATGATCCTAAGTTCGTAATGTTGGTTAGAATCGATTACCCGAAAGTTTCGGGATTTGCCGAAACCACAGCTGTGCCGGCCTTTGCGGCTATCGAGCGCACCCTGTTTGATTATTACAACATCCCGCCAAGGGCGAATTAAAGTAAGTTTTTTGTTAAAATAAGGAAAGATATGTTTGATAAAGCCCTAGCTATAAGCAGCCTAACATTTGTACTCACCCAAGCCTTCGTGGCTTTTGTAGTTGCTATGGCATTTACACCGCTTTACACTCACTTTGCTTATAAGTACAAACTCTGGAAGCAGATCCGCGAAACGGCCGTAACTGGTGAGAAAGCTCCGGTTTTTCACGCCCTGCATGCTGCCAAGCACAAAAAGCCATTTCCAACCATGGCTGGCATCATAATGGTTTTAGCTATCACCTTGGTGACAGTAACCCTCAACTGGAGCCGGTCTCAAACCTACTTGCTGGTGTTTGGGTTGGTAGCAGCCGGCAGCGTGGGTTTGCTCGACGACATTATCAACATTCGCGGCCGTGGTGGTGGGGTGGCCGGCTTGCGTTCGGTAATTAAGTTTTTGTTGATCTTGGGGGTAGCCGCTGTAGGTGCGTTATATTTCTTCTTTAAGCTCGGCTTTAGCCATATTCATGTACCCGCTGTTGGCAATTTCGACATCGGCTGGCTATATATTCCGCTATTTATTGTGGTGATAGTAGCAACCTCAAACGCCGTTAATATTACCGATGGGCTCGATGGCCTTTCGGGAGGCCTTCTGTCGCTGGCATTCTTGGCTTATGGCGGGATTGCCTTCGTTCAGGGCAATATAGGCATAGCTGGTTTTTGCTTGGCAACTGTTGGTGCTGTGTTGGCATACACCTGGTTTAATATCTTTCCGGCCCGCTTTATGATGGGCGATGTTGGCTCCTTTGCACTTGGCACAGCGCTTGGCATTGTGGCTATGCTGACCAACTCAGTCTTTGTATTGCCTATAATAGGTGGTGTATTCGTGCTCGAGGCTGGCTCGAGTTTATTACAAATTTCTTCCAAGAAGTTATTTAGGCGTAAAATCTTTCGCTCTGCGCCGATTCATCATCATCTGGAAGCTCTAGGCTGGCCAGAAACAAAAGTCACTATGCGGCTTTGGATTGTTGGTGCAGTTTTGGCGTCGCTTGGGCTAGTAATAGGCTTAATTGCGCGTGGCTA
This window encodes:
- a CDS encoding response regulator; its protein translation is MSAKTQKTIFLIEDDNLLATMYKTKFEMMGYGVQTCENAEMCLLDLKKGAKPDIFLVDILLPGMNGLQLIKEIRKQPQYNEVPIVILTNLHPAEVDLKHELSQSLGIVGFYVKSQISPRELVGQVTAILEEPK
- the recO gene encoding DNA repair protein RecO, whose product is MRDFLATGFVLRRYNQAETNRILIFFSQQQGKLKLMAKGVRKVGSRRAGHLEPFVLTRLHLHRGRTFDIVTTAEAQKVYDLDFSNLEQISLGYLFLEMVDKTAVEHQKNQAIFELLQESFGWLSSRDDSKLLRIYFCVKLLQALGNQPNLDVQQGQKHYLSYDDGRVLATKPAGPAGEISIEVIKLWRLVYSHNFSVVKRVSVDSKQLDLAQNLLDKYFQYHFGLSFRSSSILKQ
- a CDS encoding glycine--tRNA ligase — encoded protein: MATEKNKITMEELVSYCKRRGFVFQASEIYGGVAGMYDFGPYGVELKNNLKRAWWTEMVYKNPNIYGLDSAIIQHPKVWEASGHTERFNDPMVDCRNCKHRYRADKLAEVDDVTNEELVELLANIKCPNCGKIDWTEPKAFNLLVEAHMGSIEGEKNIVYLRGETCQGIYTDYNSVRETMRAKIPFGIAQIGKAFRNEITPGDFLFRQREFEQAELQVFVHPDMANEVFAHWKEARMAWHQKFLTKDNLRFREHGEKERAHYAKAAWDIEYKFPFGFKEMEGIHNRGDWDLSRHSKYSGSDLQYFDEESGKKYIPWIVETSVGVDRMFLATLIDAYTEEEVKGEARVVLKLPKELAPVKVAVLPLSKKPELNKVATEVFSSIAGEYNVEYDETQSIGKRYRRQDEIGTPYCVTVDFESLDDQAVTVRERDSMKQERVKIEELKGYLEDKLK
- a CDS encoding SDR family NAD(P)-dependent oxidoreductase; translation: MKRAFVTGASKGIGLAIIDKLALGGGCEVVGTYNSTKPKEQDNIKYVKVDLSNRTELLEALESLKPEKFDYIVNCAGLFG
- a CDS encoding SDR family oxidoreductase, whose product is MELFDLNKWDRSLEVMLTAPYIVVEALNHNMPWGSAVVNIVSNDAATGAFVGFAYSAAKSGLISLTKSLGNVLGYKGIRVNAIAPGWIDTDMGPENDVIKKAAEEVTPLGRIGRPEEIAETATFLLSDKASFINGAVIFEDGGQSNVDYTLYKEWKS
- a CDS encoding PIG-L family deacetylase; this translates as MSEIKDSYNDVFKHKKRILVVAAHPDDNEVICGGLVARLTTDGKKVRLVVTTNGEKGVGASKTDPTAFGEGRKQEQQKAAAVLGIPVGENFNLDVPDGEFENSLNNIEKIAWHIREFKPDIVITHNPDEVINTFSSKDGVRWVNHRDHRDTALVTTDAIYPYSRDRAFFPDQLQKLEPHTVTEVLYADSYEHPCRVYFDVTDYVDKKAEALNCCPSVIESEHVQEYVDETKIGDRYYEQLRYYSRLY
- a CDS encoding VIT1/CCC1 transporter family protein; the protein is MKTIVSGEYVRSSFFGFEDSLVSTTGVLAGMAVGTSDKAALLLSAVVVIAVQSISGSASEFISAQIDDDIEHSKHPANPYLSALVIAIAYVVAGFLPLLPYLFLPHPHAIYASVGLALVALALLGVYKGVITHKSALRASLEVIVIGGLSAAVGIIAGIVFKV
- a CDS encoding cell division/cell wall cluster transcriptional repressor MraZ; the protein is MDYFERKLDDKNRLTIPKEIRLELGEKIVVTRGFGKYLHLYSERVWNTEMENALKGDILDERTADLNVRFRMGKSEPVMDQKQGRITLEAHQLAYAGIARDVVAVRVGNYWRLTAAETAAQV
- the rsmH gene encoding 16S rRNA (cytosine(1402)-N(4))-methyltransferase RsmH is translated as MKKMQHIPVLLGEVLEVLKPKAGNRFADFTAGYGGHSTKLLKAVGKHGFGYLFDQDPAAIQHLAQQLKDHQNVVIKQANFGDLDWVNDLPTVDIMLVDLGVSSPQLDTPRRGFSFRQDGPLDMRMDTQQSLTAAEIVNTYRERELADLIYCYGEERRSRQIAKAVVEARTEAPIETTLQLADIVHAVMPKGKIDSATRTFQALRIAVNDEIGALESFLQNFPAKLAPGGRIAIVSFHSLEDRLVKQTFKILSTPTQDQFGQVASKPQFKLVTKKPIVVNEYDLNPRARSGKLRAVEKIN
- a CDS encoding penicillin-binding protein 2 encodes the protein MSVSVSVQTNRRIIVLAALFVLLGLLIIGKLIYIQAFLNRKYLTQANQQQSRKFEIPTNRGEIFVRDSNGLYPVALNQRLQVVAVDPKFVKDAGEVASKLAPILGLNSNDIYAKIRNADSRYVEVKQRVSDSDASKIRDLNIAGVILATKAYRYYPEANLFSHVLGYVNADGEGQYGLEQYINEDLSGQVGQLKAVTDSLGVPISSTENTAVQPIDGTSYVLTLDRNIQNVARDALVKAVTDNRAESGSIIVMDPKTGAIKAMVSYPDYDPNNFSTVGDYKTFVNTAITSLYEPGSGFKIFTMSAGINTGKVKPDTTYNDTGEVKLGDKVIRNAENGKFGVQTMADVIQRSLNTGVVFVLRQLGGDPDKITLKAKQTLAEYFKKFGFGERTGIELADEANSPIKRPEKSADIDYANMAFGQGISVTSIQMITAAAAIANGGKLYQPQIIAESIAPNGTIKKTQPKLIDSNVVSPQTAAQVAQMMTRVVQNGSGWMARTTGYSIAGKTGTAQVPKADGSGYEESKNIGSFVGFAPVDDPKFVMLVRIDYPKVSGFAETTAVPAFAAIERTLFDYYNIPPRAN
- the mraY gene encoding phospho-N-acetylmuramoyl-pentapeptide-transferase, whose translation is MFDKALAISSLTFVLTQAFVAFVVAMAFTPLYTHFAYKYKLWKQIRETAVTGEKAPVFHALHAAKHKKPFPTMAGIIMVLAITLVTVTLNWSRSQTYLLVFGLVAAGSVGLLDDIINIRGRGGGVAGLRSVIKFLLILGVAAVGALYFFFKLGFSHIHVPAVGNFDIGWLYIPLFIVVIVATSNAVNITDGLDGLSGGLLSLAFLAYGGIAFVQGNIGIAGFCLATVGAVLAYTWFNIFPARFMMGDVGSFALGTALGIVAMLTNSVFVLPIIGGVFVLEAGSSLLQISSKKLFRRKIFRSAPIHHHLEALGWPETKVTMRLWIVGAVLASLGLVIGLIARG